CACAAGAGAGAAAGTTAAAGGGATACGAAATTTCTCAGCATCTCACTCAACCATCAAATAATTAGAGCGTAATGTAAGAAAATTAAGGGTTGTTATTTTAACAAACTCGtgatttgtttaatttaaaacCATTGTAAAACCTCGCCTTTCTTCATGTGTGTGTCAACAAAATTCCTTAAGCATTTCATCTTTATAGGCTTCACGCTTGGGGGTTGTGGACCGCAGTAAAATCTCGTCTGTCTCTGACCAAACTCAAAGAGTTGAAATATATGTTGACCGAGTTTCATCACACTTGGTCATAGTGTTGATATTCAGTTCATTCTTCCCCTCTCTTGACCCGTTTCACTCATATTTGGTACATGTACGTCCACGTACCAGGAGAGAAGAGTCACTTCGAGATCGATAGACCCACCACGATATCTACAATAACTAGCAAAGGACTATGGCAGGAAAGTAATCTGCTAGGAAAGTTGTTGGCGAGATAGAACAAAAGGGGAGGAGGCCAAGGAAAAAAGGAAAACACACTTTTTACACAAAGTGAGACCTTACGAGACTATATTCAGTCGGGAGAGGTCAAAGATTCCACTAGGAACATTATGATCTAACTGTAATATCTACCATTGATTTGTTAATCAAGCGTTGATAATTTGCACTTTACACCCTAAATAAGTTGTTCGCTTTAGAAAAGCTGAATCTCAATTATCAGTATTAGCCATAATATAGTGTTGTAGGCCTATGTCATTAGTATATCATTAGATACTCAATACTCACTAACCCTAAACTCTAAACATGAAAAGAGGCAAATATTTGAAATACCTTCCTCTCTAAAGGGATTTctgtatttaaattaaaatcaatgatATAAGTTTCACAACCATAAAAAAGGAAGTTTTCAATATGAAATGGATGCATCAAAGTATAAAAAGTTGGAGAATGGTTTCATATGTGCAAAGAAACACAATAACAGAAGAAATTAAACAATATATGTAACTTAAAAAGTTAGAGAATGATTTTCTTCTAAAAGTAAAATAGAAGCCAATTTCATTGATTCATTGACATGACATAATTACAAAAcattaattcaaatttataCAACTAGTGATTAAGGATGTTGAGAAGGGAAACTCTAATCCTAATAAACCGTTTAAAAAGAGGTTCAAGTGCTTCCACAAACACTTGAACAACAGACTCCAAATTTTCCAATTGATTCTGCAAATGATTGACATTATCTGATTTTCTTGTCACATTAAACACAAAAGACTGCAATGCAGCATCAACATTGGAAAACTCATTGATAACAGTTTCTTGTGTGGAAGAAACCTTCTTGTTTTGCATCATAAGCTTTGAAACCAAAGACCAATAATTACTTGGTTTCGATTGCGCCGGTCCAGAGATAAAAATCAAAAGTGACTCCAACATTGAAAGAGTAATCACTTCCACATCTCTTAACAAACTAACCAAAGTCACTTTTTCATGATCCTTATTATTGCTAGGAGATAATAATTTTCCTTTACCTTTCTTCACATTTGACTTCAAATTCTCCAAAGCTTTGAGAATTGCTTTCTTTACTACCTTCCTAGAAGCCAAAAATTTCCTCACCTCGGATGTTACCTCCATTTCGCCTCCTCTTTTTCTTCTCATAATCGATTGAAGTTCGCGCGCACATTCCTTTGTATGAATTAGAGAATCCTTTGCTACAGAACACACATCTAGTAGCCTTAGAGACCCTTCTAAAAGCTCGTCAGTCCATTTCTCTTGACGTGCGTTGACAAGGACTTGTTGAGTAAGAGGTAACAACACCAAATTTTCGACGCAATCATGCAAGGCTTGAAGATCAGTCAGTTTTCGACTGAACAACGATGAAGTGTTGATTTCATCGAAAGACTCTAAACTTGCTAAATGTTGATTGCATTGTAGGATTAAAGGGTGCGGTTTCGATGGCAAGCTTTTCGAGCGAGGTTGGTGATGTGATGTTGGACTAAAAGGAATAGTAGTAgccatttgatttgattttttcacaaaagagaaaaaaagctCTTTTGAACTTTTGAATTTGGATCTACCTTTCAGATTAGTTCAATATATATTGAAAGTTGAAGAGACACAAGGAATCAAATAGTAACAAAAATCCATAAAAGGCCTAACTGATTTAGATTCAGATCTATGAAAAATCTCAGTAATGTTCATACAATGTCTCTTGCATAGGAACATTACAACTCACAGTACTTAATGTTTTTGTCATTTAACACACGTTTGCATTGCAAGGTGTTACTTGAATGCAATTAATGCAagcataaaattgatttttacaaaTAGAATCACTTTTGTTGTGTTATAAATGAAACTATAGTACAAAATACAGATTGAATTAGTTGTACATATACTATATTAGTAGCAAGTTCTGTGCAGTCTTTCCTAAAGAAATGGAAGTAATAATTAATATACAAAGTGATTATAGGAAGACAAAAATCACGTTGTGCATtgaatttttagattcataaaataaaaggacatGTGAAGGGACTtcatttttgacaatttttaatCATCAACTTACCTAACTATACACTTGTAATCTTTGACAGCAGTATATGGATTCAATTTGACTTTGAAAATCCCATGTGATGTGTGCTTGATAATAATTGATGTGGAGAGGTTTCCAATTGCTAATGCTACTCCACCTCCTTCCTCTCCTTCatcatttttgttattattatgtttttattttattacataTATGAGAAATAAgactttttttaacaatattataatttatatatataggtacAAATTTCCACCGTGATTAATCGTTGTCGGGGAACATATCTAAGCAActaattttctccatacgcaagAATCAGAGGTCGAACATGCGACAACTTGTTTAATGTGAGAAACATGACTTTATTAAGAGATAGTTTCAttaaagaaaatacaaaaaaaatcattcaactTTGGTTGGCAATTTGGAATCTCAGGTTGTTCAAAAACTTCAATAAAGAAGGTTTATTTATgccttatctttctttttttggtaatataattatctttcatttttcaaGACAAGATTTGCTTGTGTggtaaacttgaaaaaaaaaaatagaatcgaaatatttttctattacGTCAAAACCATTGTGTCTTGGAGGGAGGTAatgtaaatatatttgtaaGTACTCTTTGTAAGTACTcttagggctcgtttggtgcacaggataagagataagatatgataattgtatcatatcctgccgcaatccagtgtttggtgatacagcaggatatgataagttaatcatgaagcttatcctatcctgtctctccagttataatttttatcctgaatttgagctggagtaggataggataagaagaaaaaaataattactgatttattttataaaatatattttaaaatacataaaataaaattaataaaatataaataataaaataattaatttttaaatatatatgtgattttctcataggggtaattttgtaatttatatattctaaaaaatcaaaattttactaaaattacaatattttaaagtaaaatgattattaaaaaattgacaaatagggatattaatttaaattttataaaaaattaaatataatttttttgcaatagtagttttattatttacgtatgagatatatcatatatttatttggcttatctaacatgtatatattattgagttatttatttgatcatgattcatataaaaaattaaacttgattattttctcatgatttttattttaaattatataaagttatttgattacttatttatattttttatttataaaattcaaagtattacaaaataattttaaaaaaataacaattgttttacaagagtaattttgtcaattaaatatgttatatatcttatcatattattatgagcaagtatgtattaaaaacaaaatataatagttatcatgtttgttatcttgtgtgcaccaaacataggatatgataactaaGTATAattgttatcctgctgttatcttatcctatccttatcctgttttatatcctatcatgtcactatgctatcctgcgcaccaaacggaccctaaaatCTTCCATATCTTCGACTAAGGCACCATCCCATAAGAGTAAAGTTATGGCGCATAATGCaggacttatgcaccatgcataaatacccAAAATTGCTTAGTGCGCCTCCTATATTGCTTAGCGCACCCTCCAGATTACTTAGCGCGCCCccagattttattttattttttaaattttgattaattaaattttagtttattgatTAGGGATAATTTTTAGAGTATTATGTATGGTTAAATGttttagtagttagttttaaactaaaatcatgtcaaaatcattttgttgtggaatggttttcAGAGATATGTACTCAAAaaccattagatgtacttaatagttttatgttaattgtgaTAAATGAAACCATAGTTACAGTACATGTTTtagtatgtaattttaaattaaaatatggcTATATAATCATTCatcacaattaatttaaaatgggTTCTTATAGTatgtacttcaaaggaacaaaagtaattatttaattggaaatggggggcgcgctagaaatctgggggaggaaaaaaaattggggagcgcgctagaaatttgggggagaAAAAAACTGGGGGACGAAATAAAACTGGGGGCGCGAGAAAATCTGGGAGGCGCGCTAAGCATATCGGGGGGCGCTAAGCAATCTGGGGGGCGCgttaagcaattttcattatttatgcaatagtgcataaggaaaaagcttatgcaccataaccactcccCATCATCACCATAAAtttatatcataaaaaaaaaactttagtaaaAGAATAGTTTGCCATGTGATCATCAAAGTCCTCTGTGTGTGCCTCACTGATTCCGCATTTACAAATATTCTCCCCCATCTGCCAGTAAAAGAATAACACGATGGGCGAGAATATGGGCTACATCGTCTTATTTAATATGGCAGTGGCAGAATGAGAGAGTTCACAATGCAGAGTTTATAGGTCCAAAAACCTTGAAGTGAAGTGCTTGAATATGTTCGCGACTATGATACTATTAGTGAGGCTGGAGCGCAACAGaagaataaacaaacataaattattaatgtGTGATGTAAAGGAGCAGCCGAAGGTATTCACTTACACAGATGGTTCAACGAAGAAAGGGGTTGGAGTGACAGGTTGTGGTGGTCTTTTTTGAGATGATCGCGGTTGTTGGATAGAGAGATTTGTGAAATTCCTTGGTAAAACCACTACCTATATGGCGAAACTATTAAGGATTGCATAGCAAGAAGGCGGGAAATTGTGAAGGTGGACATTTAAATGGACTATTTGGTGGTTATTCAGACATCATTCTTTCCATAAGCAGAAGTCAGAAATCGAACTTTTGACCACTTGCTTAAGTGGCTCAAAAAGTTTACCACTTGGACTGGACCAATTCATTATTTATTAGTTTACCACTTGGCTCAGAAGTCAGAAATCAAATTTGTTTTCCCTTCCAACTATATATTGGCTAAAGATGTTAAGAAGAGAAACTCTTGTTCTAATGAGTTGCTTTTAAAGGTGATCAACACCCACTTCTAAATCATCAATGCAAATCTCCAAATTTTCCTTATTTGCCAAGAATATTCTCAACAGATGAGACCTTGAGAATCATTACAAGTCACTAATTGGGTGCATCAACTTAGCTATTGTTGACCATCTATTCGTCTTTGATATTGTCCCTTGGAACCAGagacaaacaacaacaaatattctaAAGATCTTATAACAAGGATAAAAGAAGAACAAGTGTCATTGTCTTTGCTTGAAGAAGAAgcaatcaatttattttttatttctctcaaaGTTCTTAAGGCCTTTTGTTTAGTGAGCAGGCAATTATATCatcttgatttatttatttatttattttacaatggAGTTGAGGATTGAAACTACGACCTCtagcatactactcaaacccgTCACCACTAGACTAAACCTTGTAGCTTTATATCATCTTGATTTGAAAATTAAGATATAACATTTTGTTTATTAAATGCTTCCTACTCACTACTACTAGGCCTCACAACTGAAACCATTACATTTTTAACTATGGATCACATGTTGGTTTGAAAATTGGAATTATTTATATGGTTGCTGAtacaaaaagaaattcaaaatatatggACCCTGCAAAATTGTGTTGGAAGCCTTTTTATGAATCTCAAACAGCATTCAGTCTGCAAAATTGTCTGCTGAATTAAGGGCAAGATAAATCTTAGGCTTCAAACATGAAACACGAAATTAAAAGGTGTAAGGTAAAGGTATACAAATTACAAACAGGATATTCTGGCTGGCAGTGGCACCATAAAGGAAATTGCTTGGTAGGGAAATTCCATGAGGTAATTAAGTAagcaacataaaataaaaattaaacattaattCTTATCCAGTCAAACGCACACTGAGAACAAAAAACATGTAgcatatattttgaaaatgttgatTCTCTATGGTTCATGGATTGGTCTCCTGAATTTGAGTGGTTACCGCACTCCTCCCACCTCCTTCTCCCTATGCAAATGCGACAGGGCTATTAGTCTCTTGAACGTATAGTGGGTATTGTGTATTCTACATATAGAGAAGGGCAGTATTTGCGAACATGGTAGTAGGAGCCACATTCTGTGCATAAGGCATTGATATGTGAGTCTTCGTAATGGATTCGATACAATTCTCCGTTAATTCCAACTTTTTTTACCACAGGCTTATCCAAATCAATTTCAACACACACTCTAGCAAATCTTCCAAATTCGACCCACAAAGCATGAAGATCAACCTTGACTGGGTTTCCTATTGCCGATGCAACAGCCAACAAAAAATTCTCATCATGGTAGACAAGGTGTAGGCCAGAAATTCTCACCCAAACCATGGTTTTGTTGGTGACCGATGTCCCTGTTGTATTAATGGTAGAGGTAAATCAACAAACTGAGAGATAGTGATCAAGCAATTTCCAAGGGACTCCATTGATGACCTTTGTTTTACCCTCTTCTCTATCAAACTTGACCATataaaaaccattttcaataTCCATCAAATCAAATTTACCTGCTAAGTTCCATACATTCTCCAATTGGTTTTTCATGATGTCGAATGTTAGCTCTTTGCCAATTATTTTGACTACAAGTACATGGTACACTCAACTCATCAATGACTTTTGTGTCAACATGTAGCATAGGAAAAAATTTGCCGGCAGCACCACCATGGTCATAAGCATGTTCAATCCGCACAAGTTTTTGAGATAACAGATCAACCTTTTCACACATCACAGGCACTTTAGTGCCGTCCAAGACTTTATCTCTGAAAGACATCAAGGTATGCCTCTCGGTCTCCTTATCTTGCACCGGTGATGTTGGCTGCCGACTTGAGGTTTGAAAAGGGAATGCCATTGTGAGGTGagctataaaataaaaacactagCACTTCTATAGAACTAATAATAGTGATAGTTTATGTTACCTCCTTTCTTCCTTACAGTATATATAAGCAGAAAACAAAATACTAGTCCTCCCTCCCTATCACGGTTgtcattaattttcttttgggaaaacataAGTTTTCTTTGGAAGTGATGTACACATTACTTCGGTGGAGTATTCATGGGAATACACAAAGCCATATACAACCGTTTGACTGCTCTATGTGGGATAAGGGATTGAACAGCTGATAAGTGATTAAATGCTTTATGTGGGAATACATGTAATGATTTTGAGAAAAACGTAAACAAATTAAAGTGCTGTAATACTTATGACTCCTCCCAATTCCAATGTAACTCAAT
This portion of the Trifolium pratense cultivar HEN17-A07 linkage group LG3, ARS_RC_1.1, whole genome shotgun sequence genome encodes:
- the LOC123917329 gene encoding uncharacterized protein LOC123917329; this encodes MATTIPFSPTSHHQPRSKSLPSKPHPLILQCNQHLASLESFDEINTSSLFSRKLTDLQALHDCVENLVLLPLTQQVLVNARQEKWTDELLEGSLRLLDVCSVAKDSLIHTKECARELQSIMRRKRGGEMEVTSEVRKFLASRKVVKKAILKALENLKSNVKKGKGKLLSPSNNKDHEKVTLVSLLRDVEVITLSMLESLLIFISGPAQSKPSNYWSLVSKLMMQNKKVSSTQETVINEFSNVDAALQSFVFNVTRKSDNVNHLQNQLENLESVVQVFVEALEPLFKRFIRIRVSLLNILNH